A genomic region of Spodoptera frugiperda isolate SF20-4 chromosome 31, AGI-APGP_CSIRO_Sfru_2.0, whole genome shotgun sequence contains the following coding sequences:
- the LOC126912954 gene encoding molybdenum cofactor biosynthesis protein 1, which translates to MMRINLNKIISLTRISNPEVSFLAPRTRVLDGLHRSFTNDPSTTDATPAPAQPVEPPLMDSFGRRHNYLRISLTERCNLRCQYCMPAEGVPLSPRSALLSREELLRLARVFVAAGVDKVRLTGGEPTLRPDLADIVRGLREAGVRAVGMTTNGLVLTRRLPALQRAGLSALNVSLDSLRADRYERMARRPGLARVLAGVDLALQLGYSPVKINVVLMKGFNDDEISDFVEYTIDRDVEVRFIEFMPFSGNRWDDSKLVPYRAALAAARARHQLQPGAARPHDTATLWRAAGARGSVGFISSMTQHFCSSCNRLRLTADGNLKVCLFGASEVSLRDAARAGASDAALTSLVRAALRNKKARHAGMQNLARMENRPMILIGG; encoded by the exons ATGATGagaatcaatttaaataaaattatttcattgacTCGAATAAGCAATCCTGAAGTATCGTTTCTGGCACCGAGAACACGAGTTTTAGATGGTTTACATAGATCTTTTACAAAT GACCCTAGCACCACAGATGCgacgccggcgccggcgcagcccGTTGAGCCACCTCTCATGGATTCTTTTGGTCGACGTCACAATTATCTGCGTATTTCGTTAACCGAACGCTGTAATTTAAGAT GCCAGTACTGCATGCCGGCGGAGGGCGTGCCGCTGTCGCCGCGCAGCGCGCTGCTGTCGCGCGAGGAGCTGCTGCGGCTGGCGCGCGTGTTCGTGGCGGCCGGCGTggacaaggtgcggctgacggGCGGCGAGCCCACGCTGCGGCCGGACCTGGCCGACATCGTGCGCGGGCTGCGCGAGGCGGGCGTGCGCGCCGTGGGCATGACCACCAACGGGCTGGTGCTGACGCGGCGCCTGCCCGCGCTGCAGCGCGCCGGCCTGTCCGCGCTCAACGTGTCGCTGGACTCGCTGCGCGCCGACCGCTACGAGCGCATGGCGCGCCGCCCG GGGCTGGCGCGCGTGCTGGCGGGCGTGGACCTGGCGCTGCAGCTGGGGTACTCGCCCGTCAAGATCAACGTCGTGCTCATGAAAG GTTTCAACGACGACGAGATAAGTGACTTCGTGGAGTACACGATAGACCGCGACGTAGAAGTGAG GTTCATCGAGTTCATGCCGTTCTCCGGCAACCGCTGGGACGACTCCAAGCTGGTGCCGTACCGCGCGGcgctggcggcggcgcgggcgcggcacCAGCTGCAGCCGGGCGCCGCGCGGCCGCACGACACGGCCACGCtgtggcgggcggcgggcgcgcgcGGCTCCGTGGGCTTCATCTCGTCCATGACGCAACACTTCTGCTCCTCCTGCAACCGCCTGCGTCTCACCGCCGACGGGAACCTTAAG GTGTGCCTGTTCGGCGCTTCCGAGGTGTCGCTGCGGGATGCGGCGCGCGCCGGCGCCAGCGACGCCGCGCTGACGTCACTGGTGCGCGCCGCGCTGCGGAACAAGAAGGCGCGCCACGCCG GCATGCAGAATCTGGCCCGCATGGAGAACCGTCCGATGATCCTCATCGGCGGCTAG
- the LOC126912894 gene encoding uncharacterized protein LOC126912894 isoform X2 yields the protein MRGALLALLVSAAALASRESSTASAAAVADEREAEQEDESDSAPFMIVVEHSDGHHCGGSLVSLRTALTSAWCARATRGAPPAELWALAPGSGAVRRVARVALAAGAEDARDGDAWSGAAMDLAVLELVAPFGGGARSRPILMATQPSECAPRAVCHVVRALPRAGSRTPRLRIVDATLVPGDACAQRASGWPGLRDSALCLVGPTLCQSDWGAGVVCEGKLCGVLSRSVTADAAAVDAADVEPGVTCGDTHVAQSVARWRRFLHCAHTLRACGRGGECAALCSERRLLDVADGEPRAAGDAPAGGGDAAPATGDAPPAAGDALPAAGDALPVAGDASSPAALDAAPYTAPDAETPPFQHTTSLPAISTSPRPGNAASATPPTRSLPPSPSTEPALPVSSQPSARPAFEFEPNRPDFKAGEYGENGADYGGDDGPPPPSTAATSPSTAAPRSTPAARQGAVQARVSPPAARPHRSAASPSRAAHWLIALLAITNLAK from the exons ATGAGGGGCGCGCTGCTGGCTTTGCTGGTGTCGGCCGCGGCGCTCGCCTCGCGCG AGAGCAGTACGGCGAGTGCGGCAGCTGTGGCGGACGAGCGGGAGGCCGAGCAAGAAGACGAAAGTGACTCGGCTCCATTCATG ATAGTAGTAGAGCACTCGGACGGGCACCACTGCGGCGGCTCGCTCGTGTCGCTGCGCACCGCGCTCACCTCGGCCTGGTGCGCGCGCGCCACCCGCGGCGCCCCGCCCGCCGAGCTCTGGGCGCTGGCGCCCGGCTCCGGCGCCGTGCGCCGCGTGGCGCGCGTGGCGCTGGCGGCCGGGGCCGAGGACGCGCGCGACGGCGACGCGTGGAGCGGCGCCGCCATGGACCTGGCCGTGCTGGAGCTGGTGGCGCCCttcggcggcggcgcgcgctcGCGGCCCATCCTCATGGCCACGCAGCCCAGCGAGTGCGCGCCGCGCGCCGTGTGCCACGTGGTGCGCGCGCTGCCCCGCGCCGGCTCGCGCACGCCGCGCCTGCGCATCGTGGACGCCACGCTGGTGCCGGGCGACGCCTGCGCCCAGCGCGCCAGCGGCTGGCCGGGGCTGCGCGACTCGGCGCTGTGCCTGGTGGGCCCCACGCTGTGCCAGAGCGACTGGGGCGCGGGCGTCGTGTGCGAGGGCAAGCTGTGCGGTGTGCTGAGTCGGTCGGTGACGGCCGACGCGGCTGCGGTGGACGCGGCAGACGTGGAGCCCGGCGTCACTTGCGGCGACACGCACGTGGCGCAGAGCGTGGCGCGCTGGCGCCGCTTCCTGCACTGCGCCCACACGCTGCGCGCGTGCGGCCGCGGGGGGGAGTGCGCGGCGCTGTGCAGCGAGCGCCGCCTGCTGGACGTGGCGGACGGCGAGCCGCGCGCTGCCGGCGATGCCCCGGCCGGCGGCGGTGACGCTGCGCCCGCCACCGGTgacgcgccgcccgccgccggtGACGCGTTACCCGCCGCCGGAGACGCGTTGCCTGTCGCCGGAGACGCGTCGTCGCCCGCTGCACTCGACGCGGCGCCTTACACCGCGCCCGACGCCGAGACGCCTCCCTTTCAACACACGACTTCTCTGCCTGCCATTTCCACTT ctCCGCGACCGGGGAACGCGGCGAGCGCAACGCCACCTACACGCAGCCTGCCCCCGTCGCCCAGCACGGAGCCGGCGCTGCCGGTATCATCGCAGCCGTCGGCGCGGCCCGCATTCGAGTTCGAGCCCAACCGACCCGACTTCAAG GCGGGCGAGTATGGCGAGAACGGCGCCGACTACGGCGGAGACGACGGGCCGCCGCCGCCGAGCACGGCCGCCACGTCGCCCAGCACGGCGGCGCCGCGCAGCACGCCGGCCGCGCGCCAGGGCGCCGTGCAGGCGCGCGTgtcgccgcccgccgcgcgccCGCATCGCTCCGCCGCCAGCCCGTCGCGGGCCGCCCATTGGCTCATTGCTCTGCTAGCGATTACAAACTTGGCGAAATGA
- the LOC126912894 gene encoding uncharacterized protein LOC126912894 isoform X1, producing MRGALLALLVSAAALASRESSTASAAAVADEREAEQEDESDSAPFMIVVEHSDGHHCGGSLVSLRTALTSAWCARATRGAPPAELWALAPGSGAVRRVARVALAAGAEDARDGDAWSGAAMDLAVLELVAPFGGGARSRPILMATQPSECAPRAVCHVVRALPRAGSRTPRLRIVDATLVPGDACAQRASGWPGLRDSALCLVGPTLCQSDWGAGVVCEGKLCGVLSRSVTADAAAVDAADVEPGVTCGDTHVAQSVARWRRFLHCAHTLRACGRGGECAALCSERRLLDVADGEPRAAGDAPAGGGDAAPATGDAPPAAGDALPAAGDALPVAGDASSPAALDAAPYTAPDAETPPFQHTTSLPAISTSPRPGNAASATPPTRSLPPSPSTEPALPVSSQPSARPAFEFEPNRPDFKGAPERSSRVYLKAGEYGENGADYGGDDGPPPPSTAATSPSTAAPRSTPAARQGAVQARVSPPAARPHRSAASPSRAAHWLIALLAITNLAK from the exons ATGAGGGGCGCGCTGCTGGCTTTGCTGGTGTCGGCCGCGGCGCTCGCCTCGCGCG AGAGCAGTACGGCGAGTGCGGCAGCTGTGGCGGACGAGCGGGAGGCCGAGCAAGAAGACGAAAGTGACTCGGCTCCATTCATG ATAGTAGTAGAGCACTCGGACGGGCACCACTGCGGCGGCTCGCTCGTGTCGCTGCGCACCGCGCTCACCTCGGCCTGGTGCGCGCGCGCCACCCGCGGCGCCCCGCCCGCCGAGCTCTGGGCGCTGGCGCCCGGCTCCGGCGCCGTGCGCCGCGTGGCGCGCGTGGCGCTGGCGGCCGGGGCCGAGGACGCGCGCGACGGCGACGCGTGGAGCGGCGCCGCCATGGACCTGGCCGTGCTGGAGCTGGTGGCGCCCttcggcggcggcgcgcgctcGCGGCCCATCCTCATGGCCACGCAGCCCAGCGAGTGCGCGCCGCGCGCCGTGTGCCACGTGGTGCGCGCGCTGCCCCGCGCCGGCTCGCGCACGCCGCGCCTGCGCATCGTGGACGCCACGCTGGTGCCGGGCGACGCCTGCGCCCAGCGCGCCAGCGGCTGGCCGGGGCTGCGCGACTCGGCGCTGTGCCTGGTGGGCCCCACGCTGTGCCAGAGCGACTGGGGCGCGGGCGTCGTGTGCGAGGGCAAGCTGTGCGGTGTGCTGAGTCGGTCGGTGACGGCCGACGCGGCTGCGGTGGACGCGGCAGACGTGGAGCCCGGCGTCACTTGCGGCGACACGCACGTGGCGCAGAGCGTGGCGCGCTGGCGCCGCTTCCTGCACTGCGCCCACACGCTGCGCGCGTGCGGCCGCGGGGGGGAGTGCGCGGCGCTGTGCAGCGAGCGCCGCCTGCTGGACGTGGCGGACGGCGAGCCGCGCGCTGCCGGCGATGCCCCGGCCGGCGGCGGTGACGCTGCGCCCGCCACCGGTgacgcgccgcccgccgccggtGACGCGTTACCCGCCGCCGGAGACGCGTTGCCTGTCGCCGGAGACGCGTCGTCGCCCGCTGCACTCGACGCGGCGCCTTACACCGCGCCCGACGCCGAGACGCCTCCCTTTCAACACACGACTTCTCTGCCTGCCATTTCCACTT ctCCGCGACCGGGGAACGCGGCGAGCGCAACGCCACCTACACGCAGCCTGCCCCCGTCGCCCAGCACGGAGCCGGCGCTGCCGGTATCATCGCAGCCGTCGGCGCGGCCCGCATTCGAGTTCGAGCCCAACCGACCCGACTTCAAG GGTGCACCCGAGCGATCCTCACGCGTGTACTTGAAGGCGGGCGAGTATGGCGAGAACGGCGCCGACTACGGCGGAGACGACGGGCCGCCGCCGCCGAGCACGGCCGCCACGTCGCCCAGCACGGCGGCGCCGCGCAGCACGCCGGCCGCGCGCCAGGGCGCCGTGCAGGCGCGCGTgtcgccgcccgccgcgcgccCGCATCGCTCCGCCGCCAGCCCGTCGCGGGCCGCCCATTGGCTCATTGCTCTGCTAGCGATTACAAACTTGGCGAAATGA
- the LOC126912955 gene encoding cyclic pyranopterin monophosphate synthase-like, with translation MVDVGAKPVTARAAAAECELRVGGRLLRLLRDARLPKGDALTVAQLAGALGAKRTADLIPLCHPLALDVVRVRVELPRGDCAAGGALRVRCEARATGRTGVEMEALTGCAVAALALYDMCKSVDRSMRISELRVVHKSGGRSDGAVSPAPPPLRAPDRSPLGEGETYAPTNVMHF, from the coding sequence ATGGTGGACGTGGGCGCCAAGCCGGTGACGGCGCGCGCGGCCGCGGCCGAGTGCGAGCTGCGCGTGGGCGGGCGCCTGCTGCGCCTGCTGCGGGACGCGCGCCTGCCGAAGGGCGACGCGCTGACCGTGGCGCAGCTGGCGGGCGCGCTGGGCGCCAAGCGCACGGCCGACCTCATCCCGCTGTGCCACCCGCTGGCGCTGGACGTGGTGCGCGTGCGCGTGGAGCTGCCGCGCGGGGActgcgcggcgggcggcgcgctgcGCGTGCGCTGCGAGGCGCGCGCCACGGGCCGCACGGGCGTGGAGATGGAGGCGCTGACGGGCTGCGCCGTGGCGGCGCTGGCGCTGTACGACATGTGCAAGTCCGTGGACCGCTCCATGCGCATCTCGGAGCTGCGCGTGGTGCACAAGTCGGGCGGCCGCAGCGACGGCGCGGTGTcgccggcgccgccgccgctgcgcGCCCCGGACCGGTCCCCGCTGGGCGAGGGCGAGACCTACGCGCCCACTAACGTCATGCACTTTTGA